The Natronocella acetinitrilica DNA segment CGCGCCAACTACTGCGCGAGATGATTGATGTGAGTCACATCGAGAAGTCCGTCAGCGATGTCCCGGAGCCAATGATCTGAGTTCCGGTGCAGCCTCGCAGGAATGCTCATCGTGACTCTGGATTCGGCGCCTATCAAACTGACATTCCGATGAAACCCTGTTACGCTGCCAGCACTTCGCGAGGGGTATTCTGCGGATGAACAAAGCTGTACTAATGAGCCTGCAAGGCGGTCGCCGGATGCTAGTAGCCGTGCTGATTGTCGGCCTCTGCGTCCCCGTGCTTCTTCATGCACATCCCCATGCCTGGATTGATCTATCCGTTGAGCTGCACATGGATGAACAGCGACAACTGAGCGGCCTCACCCAGACCTGGGTTTTTGACCCGGTCTATACCCTGATTCTCCTTGAGGAACTCGACGAGGAGCATCCCGAAGATGCACGCGCAGAGCAGTTGCGCGGCATGGCTGCGCGGATGATCACCAGCATGGGTGACTACGATTACCTCACTCGCATCGAGGTCGACGAAGAGCGCCTCCGCGCCACTGAGGTGACGAACGTAGAGGCACAGCTCACCGCCGGAGAACAACTCCAGTTCCGCTTTACCCTGCAACTCCCGGAGCAAGTTGACGCACGGGGCAGCTCAGTGAGCTACATGATCTACGACCCGGTTTACTACATCGAGATGCTGCATCCATCAGCGGACGCCGTGAGCCTGAATGGCGCGACAGATGCCTGCCAGGTGACCATCGATGAACCGAAACCCGACCCATCACAGATTGCCCGTGCCGCGGCAGTGGATCTCGGTGCAGCCAGCGCCGACGGGCTGGGCCGTCACTTCGCACAGCGCGTGAATCTGCAATGCCGATGATCCGCCTGAAGCACTTGCTGGGTATTGCGCTGCTGTTGATGCTGGCGGCACCGCTGGCCTCGGCCCAGTCACCCTTCGCCCAGTCTCCACCGGCGGAAGACCGACAGGCCACCGCCACATCCACAGCGTCGGAAAACCCCGGTCTGCGCGAGCGTGCCGTCACCTGGATGCTGGTCACCCAGCGATCCCTGCATCAGCAGCTCAATGCCGGCATACGGCAGCTTCGGCAGGATACATCCCTGGCCAATATCGGCTGGCTTTTCCTGATCAGTTTTGGCTATGGCGTCTTTCACGCTGCTGGCCCGGGCCACGGCAAGGCGGTGATTTCCGCCTACCTGCTGACCCATCCCGCCCGACTGGGGACCGGGTTACTGCTTTCTTTCCTCGCTTCGATACTGCAGGGGCTGACAGCAATCGTGCTGGTCGTGGGGCTGGTGAAGATCGCAGGCTGGCTGAGTCGCGATGCCATGCAGCAAGTGGGGCTGGTGGAGCAGGTCAGTTTCGCGATCCTTGCCGTCTTCGGTGCCATGCTCCTGCTGCGGGCGGCACGCCGCCTGTGGCGCCGCGCCATGACCGCACCAACCGCGGCTACTCCACCTCCGGTCAGCGCTGGCGACCTCGCCCCGGCACAACGCGGCAGTCTGTCCTTCCAGCCCATTTCGACAGACAGGTCGACCATTACGCCGGATAGTCACCAGCACGACGCCGGCTGTGGCTGCGGACACCCGCATCATGTGGCACCCCAAGCGCTGGACCAGCACGGTAGTCGCTGGGCCATGGTGGGGGCCATTCTTGCCGTTGGCAGTCGACCCTGCACCGGTGCGGTCCTGATACTCGCCGCCGCCAATCTGCTCGGCCTGCTGGCCGTGGGCATTGGCGCCGTCATGGCAATGGCACTTGGCACCGCGATCACTGTGTCGACGCTGGCCGCCCTGGCGGTGTTTTCCAGGGATCAGGCTCGGCGCCTTGCCCGGGGCATGGACACAGTCCGCCTTGCCGTGGCCGGCGACCTGGTGGCGATCGTTGGCGGCGTGCTGATACTCTTCGCGGGTGTAAGCCTGCTTGTCGCTGCGCTGGGCAATCCGACCCCCGCACTCTACAGGCTCTGACGCAGACCCTGACTCCGGCGAGGTGTGCAGTGGCCCTGATCATTTTCCTCCTGCTTCTCTTCACACCGCTGATCGAGATTTTCATTCTCATCGAGATCGGCAGCGTTATCGGCGCAGTGCCCACTATCGGACTGTGCATTCTGACGGCGCTACTTGGTGCCGCCCTGCTCCGGCATCAGGGCATCAGAACCCTGCAACGCGCGCGAACCAACCTGGATCGAGGCACCGTGCCGGCCCTGGAAATGCTGGAAGGCGTGGCCCTGGCCGTCGGCGGTTTGCTGCTGATGACACCGGGCTTCTTCACCGACGCCATCGGTTTCGCCTGCCTGATTCCGTTCACGCGGCGGTTACTGGTCGGGATGGTTCTCAAGCGGGTGCATGTCGTTTACGGCCCGATCGAGGGGAGCACCCGACGACATCCTCCCACCGGCAAGGGTGGTGCCGGCGGCGAACCCCGGGTTATCGAGGGCGAATACCAACGGCGCGACGATTCCGATGGACCAATCGACCGGCAGTAGCGCTTTGAAGGGCGCCAAATACGCTCCGGAATTTGACATCCAACGAAAACATCTCTTGTATCTAGGTCAACGTCTTCCTGGCTGGTCCACAGACGGGCCGGTGTCGACGATAATGAGACGATAACGATTAGACGAGGAGGGTCATCAATGAAAACCCTAGCTGTTTCCACCGTCGCAGGTCTTGCCGTAATGGGAGCAACCCTGCTCACACAGCCGCAGATCACATCAGCGCAGGAAGTGACCCAGCTCCGTTGGGCGACCTCTGCCACCGGTTCGGCCGGGCATCGTGCCAAGGTGAACCTCATGGCGGTGCTCAATCGCGAGATGGACAACTTCAACATCAACGTGATGCCCACCCCGGGCGCCATCGCAACCATCCGCGGCTATGCCATGGGCGAGTTCGATGGCTACTACGGGGCGGACATTGCATTCAACGAACTGGCCAATGACACCGGACGCTTCGAGGGCTTCCGCGATCGCATGGAACGCGAGCCGGTACAGTCCTTCTGGGCCTACACCATGGAAGTCGGGCTGGCGGTCCGCGCATCCGATCTGGAGAACTACAGTGGCTGGGGTGACCTGGCGGGCAGCCCGGTCTTCACCGGCCCGGCTCCCTGGGACGTGCGTGCCCAGCTGGAACGGGCCATGAACACGCTGGAAGTCGGCCACGAGTATCGCGAACTCGACCTGGGCCTGGCTGGCAGTTCCCTTGATGACGGGACTATTGACGCCTTTATCGCCTATACGGCCAGCGAATCCTCCGTAGCGCCCTGGGTGGCCGAGGCCGAGTTGTCCGTCGATATGGCCATTCTCAACCCCAACGAGTCGGAAGTGCAGGCCTTGCGTGATGCCGGCATGGAGGTTGTAAGCCTCGATCCCGGTGTGTTCCAGTCCGACGTGCATGTCGACGAAGTGATGCTCGTACCCTTCTTCTACGGCTTCCACCTCGGTCCGGATGTGTCCGAGGAAGACATGTACAACATGCTGGTCACCATCGAGGAAAACGCTGAAGAACTCGCCCGGGCAGACTCGGTTTTCGCGCAGATTCGCGACGATATGCCGGAAATGCAGCGCCGCGGGGTCGAAGCCTCCATCAACGATGTGCGGGTACACCCCGGCCTGGCCCGGTACATGCGCGAGCGTGACGTCTGGAATAGCGACTGGGACGACCGGATCGCCGACTAGTCGTCCCAAGCATGGTCTTCAGCAATGCGTTGAAGACCCTTCCGATTCGGTTGCCGGGCGTGCAAGGACCAGCTTCGCCCGGTAACCCGTTCGCGAGTGCCGTCCCATGAGCACGGACGAGACCCAGCAGGCAGAGCCCCTCAGCCTGCCCCGCAAGATCGCGCATTGTCTGTTCTTCGTGGCAGCGCTTTATTTCTTCGCGCACCTTTCCTGGTATTACATGACGGGGGCCGGCGGGCCAACCCGGCTCGCTGTTGCCATGGTGCCCATGACCGTCGTGCTGGTATTCCTGAACGATGCACGACGCGGCGAACTCTACCCGCGGCTCGGCCATTGGGGTGGGCTGCTGGCAGCAGTCGTCTATTCCGGCATCTGTCTGTGGGCCTCTTACTACATCCTCAGCGAGTTCGACGCCATTCGTATCTTCCGGGTCGGCTTCTGGGATCGGGCGGACTATCTCGCCGGGGGCGCAATCGCCGCACTGGTGCTGGAGTACACCCGCAGAAAGTACTTTGCGCTTTTCGTGGTCAATCTGACCCTGCTGGTCTACACCATCTATGGATACATGATACCGGGGTTGTTCAACCACCCCGGCATTTCGTTCAATCGCGCGGTCAGCGCTGTCAGCATCGAAATGAGCACCGGCGTCTTCGAACGCCTGTCACAGCTCGGGCTCACGCTGATCGGCTCCTTCATTCTGGTTCTGGCGGTGTTGCGCGCCTTCGACTGCATCGACTCGATTCTCAAGGGCAGCGCCCGGCTTGCCGCACGGTCACCGGCCATGCTGCCGCAAACCGCCGTTGTGGGCTCCTTCGCCGTTGCCGCAGTGAGCGGCAGCGGGGCCGCCAATGCGGCAACCACTGGCACTGCCACGATTCCGGCCTTGATTCGCAGCGGCTTCCCCAGGGTGAAGGCGGCCGCAGTCGAGACGGCGTCTTCCCTCGGTGGCCAGTTGATGCCGCCGCTGATGGGTATCGCCGCCTTCATGATGGCGGAGATCATGGGGGTGAGTTATTTCGATGTGGTCGCCCGCGGCTTCGGCCCGGCCATGATCTACTTCCTCGGCGTCTGCGTCGCGGTCTACCTGCTGGCGGTCCGCTACCAGCGCAAGGCCGTGATGCCGAAGGTCGAGCCCATGAAGATGCTGGACTGGGTAAACATTGCCGCCTACCTGCTCGGCGTTTGCGGCCTGATCTATCTGATGGGGTTCGAGCGCAAGGCCGCCATGACATCGGCCCAGACCGTGTTCGTGTATCTCGCCATCGGGCTTGGCACCCTCTTCCTTGCCCAGCGTATCTGGCAACGCAACTGGCATCCGAAGGAACTCATCCGGCCATTCCACAAGATGGTGGACACTTTCGCCCTCACCACCGCCGAGTTGACCATCCTGCTGGCGACATTGGGCATTCTCACCGCAGCATTCACGGTGACCGGCGTGCCTACGAAGGTGGGCATCCTGGTCATGGAAGTCGCCTCCATCAACCTGGTGCTGATGGTCCTGGTGGCTTTTGCCTTTGGCTACCTGGTGGGTATGGGCCTGCCAGTGGCGCCTACGTATATCGTGGTGGCCGTGGTGATCGCGCCATTCATGATCCGCGCCGGCATTGACCCCTGGGTGGTGCACTTCTTCGCTTTCTTCGTCGCCGTATTCGGTGAGTTGTCACCACCAACCTCGGTGACAGCAGCGGTGACGTCGAGAATTGCGGAGGCGCCATTCGTGCGCACCATGATCGACTCGCTGGGCCTGTGCATTCCGCTGATCGTCATGATGTTTGCGGTATTCACCCGGCCGGAGCTGGTGCTGGAGCCAGGCGTCGCGCAACTGGGCGCCATCTTCCTTGTCTCGGTGGGTACCCTGGGGATCATCTTCGGGCTGCAGGGCAGATTCCACAGCAATACGAGCATGGACCGATTGTTGCGGCTGAGCCTGATCGCGATCTCGCTACTGACCCTGTTCCACCCCGACAACACCATGTCGCTGATGGCCTCGCTGGTGGTGCTTGCAGGGCTGGGTGCCGGGCTATTCCGCGCCTACCGGGCACGCCAGGAAGTCTTGAGTGATGCGCCGGTAGAGGAAGTGGACATCGTCGTCAGCAAGGGTGGGTGAAGCGGTAGCTAACGGCTACCGCTGCGTATCCTTTGACCGCCACGCTGTCCTTGCCCCCGCCCCTGGCGCTGGTGACGGACATTGCCACGCCGGGATTCGGCGATGCCGCCGCCTCTCGCCTGCCCTGCGGCCCCGCCCCTTTGGCCGCCGGACGAGCGATTGCTCCACTGCCGCTGACGTGACTCGCCACCGCTACGGGCGCCGCCGGAGCGATGCTGGCGCTGTCCGCCACTATCACGGCGGGCCTGGCCCTGCCTGCCGGAACCATGCAGCGGATTGCTGCGATCAACCCGTGGGCCGCCCTGCAGGGCGTTTCCCGAGCTGCCCCGGCGCTGGGATGGCATGGCAGAGCTTTCGTTCCGACTACCGCTGCGTTGACCGGACCAGTTTCCTCGGGTGGTCGGCCGTGGCTGGCTGCGGTGTTGCTCCGTCCGGCTCTGCTCGAACCGACGAGGCCGCTGCTGTGGGGCCGCGCTGGTGCGCGGCACCGAGCGAATCTGCCGAGGCGCCTGTGCCTCCCAAGAGCGGCGTTGCGACTGGCTGCCTCGACGTGTGGTCGACTGCTGCGGGCGGGTGACTCGATACCCGGACCAGCCCTGCTGCGTGTGACGGTAGGCGACGCCCCGGCGATGCTGGGGTCGATGACGCCAGGAATGGTAACTTCCCGGCTTGAGGTATCCGGCGCGATAACGGGCCGGCGGCGGCTGTGGCGGGCGATGGATGTTGACGACGAATACGTTGCGACGGCCCCAATCGACGGAGCTGAAGAAAAAGCCGCTGGAAACCACGACCCCAGACGACCAGAAAATACCGGCATGGCTGTGGTATCCGCGAGGCGGATGCCAGTAGACCGGCGGGTACGCGGGGTACCACCAGTTGCCGTAGACCACGGTCGGATTGAAGTAGGGAACGTAAACCACATCCGGCGCACGGGAGCGGATCACTATCACCTCCCGCTCGCGAATGACATCAACCTGATCCAGGCCCTCCAGCCCGCCTGCAGCATCAGCCCGCTGGCGCAATACCTGGACCGCTTTGATGACGTCGTCTTCCTGGAACAGAAAGGCGTCTCCCAACTGCGTGGTCCAGTCGAGATCGCTGCTCATCCGCTCAATCAGATCAGGGAAGGCCACCAGTGCCGTGACGCTTGGGTCCCAGCCCCGATCACCGGCTGCCTCCACGGCTTGCGCACCGTCCATGCCGGGATTGGCCCGAGACCAGCGGGCGGCTTCCACCACCTCAAGGGGATACGTGGAGGCGATCAGAACCTGCGAGAGCAATGTGTCGGGATAGAGCGCGATGGGTGCCAGCAGGCGGTGAATCTCGGCCTCGCTGTATCCACCATCACTCCGGTCGGACCCGTGGACCAGCGCCGGCCCCAGCAGGAGCAAGAGGACTACCATAGCGAGGCGCTTCATGTTCGACCTCCCTGCCGCCGGACCCGGTGGCTGAACTTCGTGCCTGAATAGAAGCAGACCACAGGCCCCCTGGGGCGTTCCC contains these protein-coding regions:
- a CDS encoding DUF1007 family protein, which produces MSLQGGRRMLVAVLIVGLCVPVLLHAHPHAWIDLSVELHMDEQRQLSGLTQTWVFDPVYTLILLEELDEEHPEDARAEQLRGMAARMITSMGDYDYLTRIEVDEERLRATEVTNVEAQLTAGEQLQFRFTLQLPEQVDARGSSVSYMIYDPVYYIEMLHPSADAVSLNGATDACQVTIDEPKPDPSQIARAAAVDLGAASADGLGRHFAQRVNLQCR
- a CDS encoding DUF3300 domain-containing protein, which codes for MKRLAMVVLLLLLGPALVHGSDRSDGGYSEAEIHRLLAPIALYPDTLLSQVLIASTYPLEVVEAARWSRANPGMDGAQAVEAAGDRGWDPSVTALVAFPDLIERMSSDLDWTTQLGDAFLFQEDDVIKAVQVLRQRADAAGGLEGLDQVDVIREREVIVIRSRAPDVVYVPYFNPTVVYGNWWYPAYPPVYWHPPRGYHSHAGIFWSSGVVVSSGFFFSSVDWGRRNVFVVNIHRPPQPPPARYRAGYLKPGSYHSWRHRPQHRRGVAYRHTQQGWSGYRVTRPQQSTTRRGSQSQRRSWEAQAPRQIRSVPRTSAAPQQRPRRFEQSRTEQHRSQPRPTTRGNWSGQRSGSRNESSAMPSQRRGSSGNALQGGPRVDRSNPLHGSGRQGQARRDSGGQRQHRSGGARSGGESRQRQWSNRSSGGQRGGAAGQARGGGIAESRRGNVRHQRQGRGQGQRGGQRIRSGSR
- a CDS encoding TRAP transporter permease, translated to MSTDETQQAEPLSLPRKIAHCLFFVAALYFFAHLSWYYMTGAGGPTRLAVAMVPMTVVLVFLNDARRGELYPRLGHWGGLLAAVVYSGICLWASYYILSEFDAIRIFRVGFWDRADYLAGGAIAALVLEYTRRKYFALFVVNLTLLVYTIYGYMIPGLFNHPGISFNRAVSAVSIEMSTGVFERLSQLGLTLIGSFILVLAVLRAFDCIDSILKGSARLAARSPAMLPQTAVVGSFAVAAVSGSGAANAATTGTATIPALIRSGFPRVKAAAVETASSLGGQLMPPLMGIAAFMMAEIMGVSYFDVVARGFGPAMIYFLGVCVAVYLLAVRYQRKAVMPKVEPMKMLDWVNIAAYLLGVCGLIYLMGFERKAAMTSAQTVFVYLAIGLGTLFLAQRIWQRNWHPKELIRPFHKMVDTFALTTAELTILLATLGILTAAFTVTGVPTKVGILVMEVASINLVLMVLVAFAFGYLVGMGLPVAPTYIVVAVVIAPFMIRAGIDPWVVHFFAFFVAVFGELSPPTSVTAAVTSRIAEAPFVRTMIDSLGLCIPLIVMMFAVFTRPELVLEPGVAQLGAIFLVSVGTLGIIFGLQGRFHSNTSMDRLLRLSLIAISLLTLFHPDNTMSLMASLVVLAGLGAGLFRAYRARQEVLSDAPVEEVDIVVSKGG
- a CDS encoding FxsA family protein, translated to MALIIFLLLLFTPLIEIFILIEIGSVIGAVPTIGLCILTALLGAALLRHQGIRTLQRARTNLDRGTVPALEMLEGVALAVGGLLLMTPGFFTDAIGFACLIPFTRRLLVGMVLKRVHVVYGPIEGSTRRHPPTGKGGAGGEPRVIEGEYQRRDDSDGPIDRQ
- a CDS encoding TAXI family TRAP transporter solute-binding subunit; this encodes MKTLAVSTVAGLAVMGATLLTQPQITSAQEVTQLRWATSATGSAGHRAKVNLMAVLNREMDNFNINVMPTPGAIATIRGYAMGEFDGYYGADIAFNELANDTGRFEGFRDRMEREPVQSFWAYTMEVGLAVRASDLENYSGWGDLAGSPVFTGPAPWDVRAQLERAMNTLEVGHEYRELDLGLAGSSLDDGTIDAFIAYTASESSVAPWVAEAELSVDMAILNPNESEVQALRDAGMEVVSLDPGVFQSDVHVDEVMLVPFFYGFHLGPDVSEEDMYNMLVTIEENAEELARADSVFAQIRDDMPEMQRRGVEASINDVRVHPGLARYMRERDVWNSDWDDRIAD
- a CDS encoding nickel/cobalt transporter is translated as MIRLKHLLGIALLLMLAAPLASAQSPFAQSPPAEDRQATATSTASENPGLRERAVTWMLVTQRSLHQQLNAGIRQLRQDTSLANIGWLFLISFGYGVFHAAGPGHGKAVISAYLLTHPARLGTGLLLSFLASILQGLTAIVLVVGLVKIAGWLSRDAMQQVGLVEQVSFAILAVFGAMLLLRAARRLWRRAMTAPTAATPPPVSAGDLAPAQRGSLSFQPISTDRSTITPDSHQHDAGCGCGHPHHVAPQALDQHGSRWAMVGAILAVGSRPCTGAVLILAAANLLGLLAVGIGAVMAMALGTAITVSTLAALAVFSRDQARRLARGMDTVRLAVAGDLVAIVGGVLILFAGVSLLVAALGNPTPALYRL